The Arachis hypogaea cultivar Tifrunner chromosome 19, arahy.Tifrunner.gnm2.J5K5, whole genome shotgun sequence genome has a window encoding:
- the LOC112775757 gene encoding uncharacterized protein codes for MAASSSSASQSHFTYSNAPTYFPVPFHLQQSAATPAHYAAAVYDAAPAVQIPSPPVIGPVSPAPVSGVYSLPQYPSQQLFERDAQIITPEALESVKAAIASSEAENKVEAKKKAVPRKAAGQTWEDPILAEWPEDDYRLFCGDLGNEVNDDVLTKAFSRFPSFNMARVVRDKRTGKTKGYGFVSFASPSDLAAALKEMNGKYVGNRPIKLSKSKWKERTDFEALEKQKSQTHKKPKLPRKGVLHK; via the exons ATGGCTGCATCGTCTTCCTCAGCATCGCAATCGCATTTCACATATTCCAACGCCCCTACCTACTTCCCCGTTCCTTTCCACCTCCAGCAATCCGCCGCCACACCGGCGCATTACGCCGCTGCGGTTTATGATGCGGCTCCAGCCGTACAAATCCCTTCGCCTCCGGTCATCGGTCCTGTCTCTCCTGCTCCGGTTTCCGGCGTATACTCCTTACCGCAATATCCG tCGCAGCAGTTGTTTGAGAGGGATGCGCAGATAATAACGCCGGAGGCGCTGGAGAGCGTGAAGGCGGCGATTGCGAGCAGCGAGGCGGAGAACAAGGTGGAGGCGAAGAAGAAAGCAGTTCCTCGAAAAGCTGCTGGTCAAACATGGGAGGATCCTATTCTTGCTGAGTGGCCCGAag ATGATTATCGGCTCTTTTGTGGTGACCTTGGTAATGAAGTGAATGACGATGTTCTTACCAAAGCATTTTCACGTTTCCCTTCCTTTAACATGGCACGG GTTGTCAGAGATAAACGGACTGGGAAAACAAAGGGCTATGGTTTTGTAAGCTTTGCCAGTCCTTCTGACCTTGCTGCTGCTCTTAAAGAAATGAATG GTAAATATGTTGGAAATCGGCCGATAAAATTAAGCAAGAGTAAGTGGAAGGAGAGAACAGATTTCGAGGCCCTGGAAAAACAGAAG AGCCAAACTCACAAGAAACCGAAGCTTCCCAGGAAGGGTGTTCTTCACAAGTGA